ATATCTTCAATTAGAAAGGGAAAACATCCAGGAAAATTGGGCGCGAACCTGCAAGCTCCTCTAAGCTCATCTGAATGGGTCCTTAGAGTGAGAACATGGTTCCGTTCTGAAGAAAGATATCTTCTGATTTGACCTGCAGGAAGTTGTTCCTCGTACTTCTCTCCAACTTCGTTTATCTCTTCTCGAGATATTTCCTGACAGGTACATTTGCATTCAGGTTCAATGGAAGCGAATGGAACGAAGTAGTGCCAAGATGTACCGACTATCTCAAAACCAAACTGTTTGTAAAGGCCTTGTGCTGCAGCGTTGAAATCTTGGGTGTACAGATGTACGCTTTCACAATCTCGCTCTCGAAACCAATTGAGTGCATATTTCATGAGGATTTTCCCATAACCCTGCCCCCGGTAGTCTTTCGCAACTCCAATGCGTTGAAGATGTCCTTCGTTGTCTCCAAACTCATTCAGAATAAGTACACCAATGATACTGCCGTTGACTTCTAGGCAATAGAACCCTTCTCTCTTCAATAGGTCTTGGAAACTCTTCTTGCTGGTCTCATTATTCGGGAATATCTCCACATCTAGTTTTTGGTACTTTTCCCAATCTTCGCTTGTCATTGATCGAATTGTATAGTCGGCGGTCAATTATGCTACCTTCTGCTATTGAGAATGTTTACAAAGGCTCATTGAAAAACTCGTGGTCAAATTTTCTAGACTATCAGCTGCGAAATGAGTTTCCAAAGACCGTGAAGCGCGTGAAATCAACCAACAGAGATCCCCAATTAGTATACTACGTGAACGCATTATGCATTCTCATCTAAGTAGAAATTCTTGCGAGTCAATCATCTAGGAAGTGTTCGAGCGGTAAAGTAGTACCGAACATTGGTGATTTCATCCGCGATTTTCTGCGTGGTGGGTGCACTGGGTGCTTCGCGAGATTATACTTGACGTACGCCTTGGATTCATCGACAAGTATGTGTACCTGACAGCAGCTTGTAAGAGCCCTGCCACCAAGCGGTAGCTTTGAATTGCTTTCGGAAAGGCCCGCGGTTATTACGGTT
This portion of the Candidatus Lokiarchaeota archaeon genome encodes:
- a CDS encoding GNAT family N-acetyltransferase, whose amino-acid sequence is MTADYTIRSMTSEDWEKYQKLDVEIFPNNETSKKSFQDLLKREGFYCLEVNGSIIGVLILNEFGDNEGHLQRIGVAKDYRGQGYGKILMKYALNWFRERDCESVHLYTQDFNAAAQGLYKQFGFEIVGTSWHYFVPFASIEPECKCTCQEISREEINEVGEKYEEQLPAGQIRRYLSSERNHVLTLRTHSDELRGACRFAPNFPGCFPFLIED